cagggagccacaaaacccttttgacatctaaagtgaagataacactgcatatataatgttttatctttatggaaagtatagaaaaaactgtagtgtgttgcatttatgaaatccaaataattaactaaaataaaataaatttaaattaaatatttattttccaaatgggagccgcagcagagggatgaaagagccacttttttaagtgacgtgacatacggctaagtacggtgacccatactcagaattcgttctctgcatttaacccatccaaagtgcacacacacacacacagcagtgaacacacacacaccgtgaacacacacccggagcagtgggcagccatttatgctgcggcgcccagggagcagttggggggttcggtgccttgctcaagggcacctcagtcatggccggcccgagactcgaacccacaaccttaggattacgagtcagactctctaaccattaggccactacTTGCCCCAAAACCAGGAATTCTGACCGCTAGACCATATGGgactccggagccgcgggttgccgacccctggtctagacaATCACAGGCgtctgtgagtttgtgtatgtgggAGAGGACAGAATGCGCAGAGTGTTACTCAGTCCTGTGAAATAGCATGAGTAGCAGTATGAAAAGATGGATTCTGCTGGCTACAACGGTGTGTCTCAAAGGAAGTAAATGGTAACGGATCACCTCCCTGGTTGGTAGCTGTAAAATGAGTAGAGCTGGCTGATTGGTGAAAACAAATCAGGGAGAAACATGCACAATGTTGGGTTTTATATAACCTGCCACTGATCATTATGGGTTAAAGTTACAATCCTATAGCGTTAAAATGGTGTTTTTGGTGGTTCACCTCTCTTGAGATGATGCCGGCCCGACGAGCTCGGCTGCCCAGGACAAATGAGAACTCGCTGACTTGCGCCAGTCCAGCTGATACGATCCAGCGGATGTGTCGGGAGCCCAGCGGAAGGATTGCCGTCAGCACCAGCACTGCCATGACAAACTTAGCAGGAAAATGTGaaatgagagaagaaaaagtCTTTCAGACACGTCTCGGAAGGTGAGCAGAAGTATAAAGCCAtcacactggaaaaaaaaaacacgcttGATGAACTTACTCAATTAAAAGGCACGTGTTTGTTCTATGTGTTTGAATTGAGTAAGAAGTAATTTCTTTTCCTACAGTATATCCTAcatgatttcaaataaaattaaacgtCAAGCTCTAGAACAGATGACGCTTGTGTTTTGCGACAgccacattaacactgcacaaTGGTACAAACCAAGCATGATTTAATCACCTACTGTATGTCATACTATATTTATAATTCTCATCGGTGCCAACTATGAGATCGCGCTCCCTATAATATCAATTCAGTGTAATCGGTAGAAATGTTTATAAACGTAATATTAGCAATGAAATCTTGTTCTGTCGAGAAACATATTTGAATGTAAAGTGTACgtaatatttgttcatttgtaaatCTGAGATATTAAAGCATACTCATTTTTCAGCACAAACGTGTTGGTCATTACCTTCATGATCACCACTGACAGGGTCAAAACCAGTAGGATGGTTAACTCGTACAGAACAAACGTCGGGAACACGTGCAGCCCTGTATGAAACAATACAAGAACATTCTCTTGAGAAGTGAAGCTGTTTcttgaagtgtttttttccattattgGGAAGTCTTCAGAATGGACAATCTGGTGTTTGACAGATTCTGATTTCACAAGCGTTTGTCTTAGTAACTTTCATAGAAAGTGAGGAAAAGACTGTACATAGCAGGTATAACAAGCGATGATGTAGCTCAGGGgtggcaacccgcggctcctgAGCCGCATGAGgatctttgcccggtttcatgcggctcttacgttcatatcgaagtttgtatttgtgtcttttttattgtgcgagttcaatacggtattttcgtcaaacatgcatgtgagtgggatgaaaataccttaaagtttcccagtaggagcaagatcatttgagtaaacaatttgtgtcaagttcgctctcaaaatggcaggaaaaaaaaaagatgttcatgtgtgctcatgtgtatgatgtggctctttgtggTAGAAATTGTGGCTCTTGGtgtctgactggttggccacccctgatGTAGCtatgacaaataaaaagtaCTATCGATAGATTCAACCAAGGTGAAATATCAATCCACTTACCAATAGatgcaaagaaaataattgCCAGGAAGTCTCTGATCGGCTCAATACAGTTCATGACCTCGGTGGTAATCATGTGACCCTGTGAGGAGATCAGCGCCCCGGCAAGGAAACAGCCGAGCTCCATGGAAACCTCCAGAAAATCTGTTACCTAAAAAGTGTTGATTTGCACAGTTCAAGCTCCATAAGGTAAAGTACGTAACTTTAACAATGAAATAAACGAGCCGAATCTGGCTgtcggtaaaaaaaaaaaaaaaaaaggaccatCAGTTCGCCTCAGTGGATTTTGGTTTAAGTTTGTAGGCAGCCACATAAACACTGTGTggtaaatttaaatattaggaCGTCAGAACACACTTTTAATACTGGATCCTAATGTATGCATGTCTAGGTCTATTCCAATCGGTTCATATTTCTCACTGATGACAAAACACTCACTGTGAGCATTAGGAATACAAAGGCTGCAGTCCCCAACACAAGGATCTCTTTGTTCCCTTTACTCTCAGCGTGGAGCTTTCTGTAGAATGGACCCATAAGATGAGATCTGAGGAGCCAGCAGATCATGATCACAACGGCGAAAGAGACGAGGATCTGAGCCAACAGCACGAGTATGCGCAATCCTCTAATCAGAGCGCTGCAACAGAGCAAGAGCGACAACACtttataaagttatttaaaaaaaaaaaaaaaaaaaaaaaaaagagagagagataaataagGGTGTAAAATACtcctatttaaaaaatatcagtGCCCTGATTTGTTTCTGCCATTAGATTAGGTGTTTTCTGCAGAAATACTTGATTCTATATCTTCTGAACTCTTGGTTTCACCCACAGCAGGCTGAGATGTTCATTCTCCTGAATTCAGTTTCCTAAACACTGCAATTAACTGTGAGTGCTGACGTTCACTACCCACATCTCGCATCCCACATGGACAACTGTAACAGCTGCTGCAACCCACGACTACTGTGCACCAAATCAACTGTTAAAATGCACTTACAGCTTCGGCTTCACAAAGAACTCACACTGATGGATACAGAGCTTCTCAGGCCTACTTATTAGTCTTTATTAGCCACTACTATTAGCCTGAATAAGTAAAAGTACtcctgtgattgtgtgtgtgtccatatctgttgagacagacagatagagagagagaaattgagagagagaaagaaaaagtgagacagacagacagacagaaagagggcGGGAGGGACACTGACTGTTGTGAAGTCTCACTTAGCTTGAGTATCAGAGCACAACATGGTGGAGCAGCTGGAGGGGGGGTGTTAGCAGGAGTCTTCATCAGGAGTGTTAAGGAAAGAGCAAATAACAGACCATAGTCTTATTGGGTATGGTTATTTAATACTCTGgttattgttctctctctctctctctctctctctgtctgtctctctctctctctctgtgtctgtctgtctgtctgtctctgtctgaatGAACAAATCCAATGGCACAATCAAACCAAATTTGTGTTGGGTCTAGAGACTTGAGACCAGGAGCCCACAGTCTTTTTTCACTGATATCATTGTTAAATCAGTTTCATTTTCCAACCCAGCTAAATGTGCCAGTTGTGTTTCTTCAGAATAGGGTTCAATGATTAGATATGATACAGACACCATGTTGAAAGGTCCACGTGCATGATGGATGTTAATTTACCTGTCCATCCCACCACTTCCTGCCTGGATAAAAGTTGGCATGACCGCGATGAATAAGCTCAGCTGAACATCTTGCATCACCAGCATACCCAATAAAACACTGCTATAATCCAgttcacctacacacacacacacagacacacacacatgtatatgtatatatattcacaaaggccttttaaacacaaaaagacacaagaacattttttatttctccttctgtttctttcACACAGTCCTGTACCTTCCTTATCTGCTCTGGATCCGCCAGAAAGGAAGCGTGAGACGAGAGGAGTGctggacagagacagacaactGGAGATGAATACTGTCTGAATAGGGTGGAGTCCAAAGCCCTTTCCCCAtagaagccccgcccccaccatCAGGAGGCTGAGGTAACTGGAGCCCTGTACAGAGATCTTCCACACCTGCACAAGCaaagtaaagaataaacaaactCGGTTAAAtccagagagtgagagagtgagacagagtgagacagggtgagacagagtgagagagtgagatgggGTGAGAcaatgtgagagagtgagacagggtgagaTAGTGTGTgatagagtgagacagggtgagagagtgagacagggtgagacagggagacagggtgagacagggagacagggtgagacagggagacagggtgagagagtgagacagggagagacagggagacagagtgagacagggagacagggtgagacagggagacagtgcgagagagtgagacagggtgagagagtgagacagggtgagacagggagacagagtgagacagggtgGAAGAAACTCTGAAAGTTACAACACATACAACTAAATACACAAAATTCCAACTAAATATGCAAAATGTCATAAATACTCACTCGACCAAACACaactaaatacacaaaaatttCAAACAAATATACGCTTCATTCAGCTAAAGACACAACATTACTAACTAACGGCTaactaaatacacaaataaacacaactgaATACTCAAGATTTCCCCTACCTACGCAACATTTCATCTAAATACGCATCACTTCATCTAAAGTGTCGACATTTCCACGACCTGTGCAATATTTCTAAACACTCTAATCTATTCTGAACAAACTAAACACTTATTTCATCTTAACACTCATCACTTAATCTAAACACCCAACATTTCAGCTTAACTACACAGAATTTCAACTAAATATTCAAAATGACAAACAAATACTCAACCAAACACTACTAAATACCCAAAGGTCTAACTAAATACTACAGGGGTTGGATAATGTGAACACTCATGAAATATGTAATATTCCTTTATTCGTTTTCGATTCAGTTTAGTCTATTTGttcacatcgtctcaaagcagctttacataaatatggaaacagaagaaaaaaactgaaagtTTAATATCGAATTACTCTTTATCTCTAACGTCTAATCATAACGATCAAGCCTggggtgacggtggtgaggataaactccctgagatgatatgagaaagaaacctggagaggaaccagactcagaagtgaacctcatcctcatttgggaaacactctacagtaaatagtgtaaatgtaaataatgtcctttctacaacagtttatagtcgagtggaattgtgcaatctagagctcctgaggaacgaACAGGTCAacatcatttctgagttcattacagacttaacactaattccttcctgccaaagtcttcaaacgGTCCCTGATGAAGAcaagcacaaagctgactgagGCAACAGTAACTCGAAGACAGTCTCCAGACAGCCCCAGCTACAGCGATCCCATGTCACAGATCTATTAAGGTCTATATAGACGATTAATAAGGTGTTGGGTCACCGTTTACATGTTATACAGCTTCCGACCTTCTTGGAATAGATTCATACACCTGAAATCTTCTGGTGGAATTGTGAACCATGTTTATCTAGCAGAATATCTTTTGTTCATCTCAGAgaagttgagagagagagagagagaaattgagaCACAATGGTTTGATGTTATTCACATCGGGAGATTAAACTGGCCAGGGTTTAATCCATTCTGCTGCTCTTCCACTCGAGACTGTGTAAAATAGCATCATTGTTTGGAAACAACATTCGGACCACAGGATGAACCCGATCGCTTGGGATTTACAAGTACTTGCTGGCAGAAACACAAGCATGTAGGCTAATGATGGGCTGAGCAGAATATCGTAAAACGCCACCTAGATCTTCACAAATTCACCCCCATATTTGACACTTAGACAgagctgtaaataataataataataataataacctttattttctatagcacctttaaaagaacatctcacagcgctttacaaaagcaaaataaaactagatttgtaaagtttgtcacgacaaactttgatgttggctttgacgatgcaagtattcgcaaaggccggtgttttttggaggcgagtggacataaggatcaaTGGAGGcaaagtggagacgagcatgtgacgtcatccgaatactctttaggaagttccccacattgttctgagtgttttggtatgtcacatgtccatgttgtaaaaagtttttttgattttgcatatattaggggcggggctgtgggacaaccgaaaggccagtcggtacaccaatttaaacctttgctCAGAGTATCATCCTAAAGGaactggccgagtttggtgtagatagttcgaaagcctGCCGAGtaataaacctccaaagtttataatgggagtctatgggaataaaggccattttgagacccggtaccggaagtaccggtacacggatcgcttagaaaagtaatagcaacaaattcagaccaggttctacaacatatccgaatttggtgcatgtagctctaaagccctaggaggagttactcttgataattttttgtctaagcttaaataggaaaacagaatgttggcttctacaaagcgacataatcaacaaaaatacacacaatataaagattaaaattaaagcaacaaaaatagactataaaataagcgttatttaaaatgacaatttgtcaaattaaaagctaccctaaagaAATAAGTTTTaagttgagatttaaaagtgccaagagatgttgcttgccttatctcagttggtaaTGGATTGCACAGTTTTGGAGCGAGTGAAGAGAAAGCTCAATCTCACCATCGATTTTAAACAagttaaaagaccagtttcagagGAACGAAGGTCGCGAGGtggaatataaggaattaaaagatCAGCCAAATGAGGAGCTAACCCatgtaaggccttgtaggtaagcatcagaatcttaaaatcaaccctaaacctaacggCGAGCCAGTGCAAGGACTCCAAAACGGGAGTAACGTGATCTTTTAACTTTGTTCTAGTATCTGTTTAAGGTAGCTTTAGACACCCCAGCCAACAAGGCATTGCAGTAATCAATACGGGAAAACAAAAGTGTTGATCAGTCTCTcagcaacagaaaatgacagcattGGACGCAATCTGGCGATATTTCTGAAATGGAAGAAAGAACtgtccaattattttttcttctagTTTTGTTCTTTCCCATTAGGGGAATCATCCGTTTCCACCTATCTCTAACCTCGGcctcctctactctcgcaccaattaccttcatgtccacACCAGGAcatggatttttgtttttaccttGTGCAGTCGTTCAGGAGAGAACTCAAGTCCAACCACGAAGAGTGTGAAGAAAACCCCCAGCTCCCCCAGCGTCTCTACCTGAACCATGGACTAGAGACAGAACCAGAGTAAATAAAGCTTTATACGGTACATACACAAAACGGTGAGGATAAACACGCAGAATGTAACGACGATACAATTGCACGTACGTTACCTTAATGCTGTTGAGCCCTGAGGGACCCAGAAGAATCCCACAAACTATGTAACCAAACATAGAAGGCAGTCCAAACAGTGTGCAGAGCCAGCCACAGGGCAGAGACAGCATCACTACTGACACCAGGTCCTGTGGAAACAAACAAAGTGTGTTGTTCTGAGCACCTGAGTGCTGCAACCACCCGAAAATCTCCCGAAGCCACAGAGACATcgtaaaaaaacatttgcatgaaCATTTAGTCATTTGGCAAACAAACAGTCTTATCCAGAGCACCAGGATACTCAGCAGGAAGAGTAGCAAACACTGGTCCATACAGAAATTTACGGTATATTCTTACGtttataagaaataaacacGATATGGTTCATGGCGTAATATAACTAATCAGTAATAGGGCAGAGTGATGTGATCAACAGCTTACGTTTGTAGTTATGAAACCATCTCGTAAGGATTGGAACTGGAATTAGAATTTCAGCATTCATTTGCTGATGTTTACATCCAGACCTGTTAAACACCCcaattttttggggggggcaggcaaaagtattggaacacaGCCATGACGTTAATGACATCCTTGTTTGCTTTGCCTTGTTTGCTTTTACACCTTCGATAAGGACAAGTGAGAACGTTCCAGAAGCAGCAATGCGAGTCAAATGGCTCGCGTTTTCCTCGAAGACACAGACGGACGAGAAAGACGAGTAGAGTAGACGTTCAgagttttaaattatttaaataaccaGTATAACAGGACGTGCCTGAGCAACAGGAAACTTCCCTCGATCATATGTTCCATTATGTTTGATCAGTTGGGTGActgcaaacaaaatgtttgcctTGTTCTTTAACACCTTGTTTAACATGTTTagatttaaataacaaaaaaaaatgaaagctgaaattctcGCATTCATCATATTTatccttaatttaaaaaaattagtcATTTAGTCTAATATCCCTGCTAATCTCTTCGGCTACGGCACGCGACCTCGGACAATTAACTGTAATTTTCCTGGCATGCTGCTAATATGACACACTCGTGTCATTTTCTTCTTGACAACATCGGAAGGATTCGGTTATTTTTacccacacaggctgctcaggtgcttgttcagtctcttgtcatgtAGGGACCGGACTACCGCAGTCCTTTGCTAGCAGGCCTACTTATGAACGTAATTTGTCTTCTGCagatgatccaaaatgcagcttgttttcaacctgcttaagttctcccacaccacaccactgctgcgctccctccactggctGAGTCTTCAAACCACAGGTGAAGATCTACCTCTTCctaaaacacttaaactagcatttTTCCCCCCtggttgttttgtgtgtatattaaaaaccccctgaacagagttttaggttgatggtaagtctgtaacctagtgaaccagtgttaatgtattcgtTGATAGAGACTTGactttgtacgtcgctctggataaggacgtctagCAAATGCCGTAAGTGTAAATGTAGtataattaataattgttaaTATAATTGTGACTACTTatgacataataataacaattaatattattattaaaattaatattattgatattcattcattcattttctgccgcttatccgaacttctcgggtcacagggagcctgtgcctatctcaggcgtcatcgggcatcaaggcaggatacaccctggatggagtgccaacccatcgcagggcacacacacactctcattcacacacacactacggacaattttccagagatgccaatcaacctaccatgcatgtctttggaccgggggaggaaactggagtacccggaggaaacccccgaggcacggggagaacatgcaaactccacacacacaaggcggaggcgggaatcgaacccccaaccctggaggtgtgaggcgaacgtgctaaccactaagccaccgtgcccccctattgttgttattttataagtgattatttttgtattattatacaCTGCTGACTCAAATGAGAACTGctttcagagctgctgttaaaatgaaaaagaatcaGCACAAATCTCACAACATGACTTTTCTCTCTTCCGTGTCACTCagataaacatttacacaatcATGGGTGGTTGTGAGCTGATGTATGTGGAAGAGAGCAGAAGCATTTGGAGAAGTTCAGATTGTTCGGCTTCCCTGTGAAAAGGTTCGAAGAGATGCGTCTGACAGCAAGCACGTACGAGCCCTCGAGGTCTCTTTTTATCTCACTTGATAAATAACTAGAGAAGCCAGGCGCTCTGACTGAAGAGCTGAGTTGGTCTGGGTCGTGGGATCAGTCACTAACCTTGATGAAGTGGTGGTCAGCACGTGGAATAGTAGAGTCTCTGGGTTTGGTCAGCACATACTGGTTGTTCTGTGAATCAATGAGCATGCTCAATCCCAGGTAACCTTCTGCTACTTGCCACGACACATTCTTCATCTTGTTgtcctcttcatcttcctccaCCCTCAGGACTGCCTCCACGTTGACCCCCTTCATCTGAAAGACGGACGGAAAAGCGAGGAGAATaataagaaacaaagaaataagtCTTTCGTAATAGAGATAGTATGCAGAAGAGAGCCTCATGCCTGACCTGCTTGTTGTTGTCAAAGGCGTGATCCTCGATTTCCTCTTCCAGGCGGTCGGCGGCTTTCCGAACGTCCTCGAGAATCTCATCCAGCATGGAGAGGGTCTTGTTCCGCTCCTGCGCCACCTTCAGTGCCTCCTGCTGGTGCTTCTCAGCTGCCACCAGCTCCACATACTCCTGCTCCTCCTGTTCGGAAAGAGGTCGAGTTCGGATCACATGAGGTCGGGTTCTGGCTCAAGTCCAGTCCCTGTCTCGTCACGTCATAGCTTACTTGTAAGGGCTTGTAGACCGACATAtatgtttctgtaaagctggtTTGCTgctaacaaataaaattgaatgtaactgaactgaacttcaGCCCTGGAACATTACACGTGGAGCTGGTGGTTCAGATAACGTCAAGCAAAGCATTGAACACTTGACTAAAGCAAACCATTCATTTCCCCCTCGTTTTCTCACggaataacacacacagtgagttaTCAGTCAGTAATGTTCTCTCTAGACACAT
This genomic window from Tachysurus fulvidraco isolate hzauxx_2018 chromosome 18, HZAU_PFXX_2.0, whole genome shotgun sequence contains:
- the tmco3 gene encoding transmembrane and coiled-coil domain-containing protein 3 isoform X1; its protein translation is MQTLYTLLCLGLVGALQPAERLTRKAIQRHRVRGAVSAGEHRWVIENCRRLSSLLRQKNAAVRKLGAAAAAAVHDQTLSDAERLFQVHTFEVFQKELNESERSLFEAVLGLQRVLKGDFGDVANMKETSRQRLEALREAAIKEEQEYVELVAAEKHQQEALKVAQERNKTLSMLDEILEDVRKAADRLEEEIEDHAFDNNKQMKGVNVEAVLRVEEDEEDNKMKNVSWQVAEGYLGLSMLIDSQNNQYVLTKPRDSTIPRADHHFIKDLVSVVMLSLPCGWLCTLFGLPSMFGYIVCGILLGPSGLNSIKSMVQVETLGELGVFFTLFVVGLEFSPERLHKVWKISVQGSSYLSLLMVGAGLLWGKGFGLHPIQTVFISSCLSLSSTPLVSRFLSGGSRADKEGELDYSSVLLGMLVMQDVQLSLFIAVMPTFIQAGSGGMDSALIRGLRILVLLAQILVSFAVVIMICWLLRSHLMGPFYRKLHAESKGNKEILVLGTAAFVFLMLTVTDFLEVSMELGCFLAGALISSQGHMITTEVMNCIEPIRDFLAIIFFASIGLHVFPTFVLYELTILLVLTLSVVIMKFVMAVLVLTAILPLGSRHIRWIVSAGLAQVSEFSFVLGSRARRAGIISREVYLLVLSVTTLSLLLAPVLWRAATLKCIPRVEKKPST
- the tmco3 gene encoding transmembrane and coiled-coil domain-containing protein 3 isoform X2 — protein: MQTLYTLLCLGLVGALQPAERLTRKAIQRHRVRGAVSAGEHRWVIENCRRLSSLLRQKNAAVRKLGAAAAAAVHDQTLSDAERLFQVHTFEVFQKELNESERSLFEAVLGLQRVLKGDFGDVANMKETSRQRLEALREAAIKEEQEYVELVAAEKHQQEALKVAQERNKTLSMLDEILEDVRKAADRLEEEIEDHAFDNNKQMKGVNVEAVLRVEEDEEDNKMKNVSWQVAEGYLGLSMLIDSQNNQYVLTKPRDSTIPRADHHFIKDLVSVVMLSLPCGWLCTLFGLPSMFGYIVCGILLGPSGLNSIKSMVQVETLGELGVFFTLFVVGLEFSPERLHKVWKISVQGSSYLSLLMVGAGLLWGKGFGLHPIQTVFISSCLSLSSTPLVSRFLSGGSRADKEGELDYSSVLLGMLVMQDVQLSLFIAVMPTFIQAGSGGMDSALIRGLRILVLLAQILVSFAVVIMICWLLRSHLMGPFYRKLHAESKGNKEILVLGTAAFVFLMLTVTDFLEVSMELGCFLAGALISSQGHMITTEVMNCIEPIRDFLAIIFFASIGLHVFPTFVLYELTILLVLTLSVVIMKCDGFILLLTFRDVSERLFLLSFHIFLLSLSWQCWC